Proteins from one Apis cerana isolate GH-2021 linkage group LG11, AcerK_1.0, whole genome shotgun sequence genomic window:
- the LOC108000143 gene encoding uncharacterized protein CG5098 isoform X5: MNINEQSVNILYQHYGVNCQNIWTIPSNGPFILGVAPKWALSNNFMQWDYIQELVAHSDVPDVYDLRHKEENINASDLDLSYVNQFINFIQPINNNKITNSDIQKDITDKCLSEFSELVLKNHKEHCSTCHSDDNKIKTTNLLNTNKDTIIYSFCKNKIENLPEAKKEIEHYHKVSDCFTCLSEQSNIQNITQYKTLSKILEQYKNTYNLLCGSEEDKPLNLVKNLEDNKNCCNKQSEDNKKLCNFTDIKVSIKDCAISNQINHSNNIENCYITKYKEIDYGLLKFSDLNEISSNIKIDKTLLKTPKHKLCKNLETNSDCVLNKYLEQESFLALDKHLNDKTSLLLCEKKNKDLSYIHSYLNVKNTGIKSESSDEQINKSKHTHFASACKSILINWEDFEMSGQYPGHSRPPVGTPPPQTVWNHLTMAQSQVSGLNIHPTALSGAALSPAGFYTHPSMARASHITSQLTPQLAHTQAPPTWHTPTVPSKTVTPANTPGNPLFSLQMLVDNRQNQNQYRNSPGSQNTLDLSSTSEIIPENYSRIPQDIPISLTARNVDKGSRNGNIISPPIPLNGETSSDSGISSSVPTPNSVSEPVSLSTKEVTTPKITVKNFESNLKGVANLHDKIKEMNVDNFTQKVINLPPSVTIERVIPEKKELEVTKNKDTLSVIAQVPRNVLPVIVNLTSRMDKDVTDSPKRESSSERDKKIEETNVRSPKNLPKRGKKGVDSLLEKLEGGNKKLGSAENIGSVIVMPVEEKDSSSVKSMSPDRQKSKSPNREDEVVSPAFSNDDSNDNTKQRRKRKLEKPVRLSKDSKTEVEDMELEPTEPSEARTSELVPEERTNTTPVVKLEDNIDTIEQRISEKIEESIEETSEENQPIRRRRSSESTPPSSTPSNQRVRRKSSDDATEFSKVTSPKSVNNTNPFNEVESELEKMFAGIVETETDVKKEESKSELTESDLQTGSTTKTENLENNILHTKETQNVNPTDVSSTVDTKISGKKGKKTKVQGGKRKMSRSSENIFGTVGNDIPQKEIKKRKVSKSSKKQDASKKTKKNVKIDGIREMAYDSGSNASSIRSRGPVVHVEGPRDSPLSIQVVNAPREEEEEKNKEKRKTIGNSNAGRSKRLSHQNDLDYRGKVSRAGLFSSTLSSRYDAHTTDSTWVCVFCKQGPHSVIPGDPARPHPNLAGPHIAPGTYTVPAGVLSDLFGPYLIGKERLEDGILSADEQEITTEQKKGGKNKRSLRYAGLADQFTAKMGKKKRNSIESNTNAMFTGMTILPGEEQRWEVWLHEQCAVWAAGVYMAGGRVTGLQEAVWDAAKSICDSCGLTGANIGCVKRGCKAVTHYPCALTKGWHLDTNQYIPKCNLHRIT; encoded by the exons atgaatattaatgaacaaagcgtaaatattttatatcagcATTATGGTGTGAATTGTCAAAACATATGGACTATTCCCAGTAATg GGCCATTTATACTTGGAGTTGCGCCAAAATGGGCgctatcaaataatttcatgcAGTGGGATTATATACAAGAATTGGTAGCACATAGTGATGTGCCTGATGTATATGATTTACGTCAcaaggaagaaaatataaatgcatcAGATTTAGATTTATCTTATGTTAAtcagtttataaatttcatacaacctataaacaataataaaataacaaattctgATATACAGAAAGATATAACTGATAAATGCTTATCAGAATTCTCAGAACTTGTGCTTAAAAACCATAAGGAACATTGTAGTACCTGTCATAGtgacgataataaaataaaaacaactaatttattgaatactaACAAAGACAcaatcatttattcattttgtaaaaataaaattgaaaatttacctgaagcaaagaaagaaattgagcATTATCATAAAGTTTCTGATTGTTTTACTTGTTTGTCGGAACaatcaaatatacaaaatattacacaGTACAAGACTTTGTCTAAAATTTtggaacaatataaaaatacttataatcTTCTTTGTGGTTCTGAGGAAGATAAGCCActtaatttagtaaaaaatttggaagataacaaaaattgttGTAATAAACAGAGTGAAGATAACAAAAAACTTTGTAATTTTACAGATATAAAAGTATCTATAAAGGACTGTGccatttcaaatcaaataaatcattccAATAACATAGAAAATTGTTACATTACAAAGTACAAGGAAATAGATTatggtttattaaaattctcagATCTAAATGAGATATCTtctaacataaaaattgacaaaacaTTACTTAAAACTCcaaaacataaattatgtaaaaatttagaaacaaaCTCAGATTGtgtactaaataaatatttagagcAAGAAAGTTTTCTTGCTCTTGATAAACATTTGAATGATAAAACATCATTACTTCtatgtgaaaagaaaaataaagatctttcttatatacattcatatcTGAATGTCAAAAATACAGGTATTAAAAGTGAATCTTCAGACGAacagataaataaatcaaagcaCACACATTTTGCGAGTGCTtgcaaatcaatattaattaattgggaGGATTTCGAAATGTCAGGACAATATCCAGGTCATAGCCGACCTCCGGTTGGTACTCCTCCTCCTCAGACGGTTTGGAATCATCTTACAATGGCACAAAGTCaag tttcagGTTTGAATATTCATCCAACAGCTTTATCAGGTGCTGCATTAAGTCCAGCAGGATTTTATACACACCCATCTATGGCAAGAGCATCTCATATAACATCACAACTTACACCACAACTTGCACATACTCAAGCACCTCCAACATGGCATACACCAACTGTTCCATCAAAGACTGTAACTCCAGCCAATACTCCAGGAAATCCTTTGTTTAGTTTACAAATGTTGGTAGATAATAGGCAGAACCAAAATCAGTATAGAAACTCACCAGGTTCACAAAATACATTAGATTTATCTTCCACATCTGAAATTATTCCTGAAAACTACTCTCGAATACCTCAAGATATTCCAATAAGTTTAACTGCAAGAAATGTAGATAAAGGTAgtagaaatggaaatattatttctcctCCAATACCTCTAAATGGAGAAACTTCGTCTGATAGTGGAATCAGTTCATCGGTTCCAACACCTAATTCAGTTAGTGAACCAGTTTCACTTTCAACTAAAGAAGTTACAACACCTAAAATAacagtaaaaaattttgaaagcaaTTTAAAAGGAGTGGCAAATCTTCATGATAAGATTAAGGAAATGAATGTCGATAATTTTACgcaaaaagttataaatttaccACCTAGTGTAACAATTGAAAGGGTAATTCCAGAAAAGAAAGAACTTGaagttacaaaaaataaagatacttTAAGTGTTATTGCACAAGTGCCAAGAAATGTTCTACCTGTTATTGTAAACCTTACATCTAGAATGGATAAAGATGTAACAGATAGTCCAAAAAGAGAATCATCTTCagaacgagataaaaaaattgaagagacAAATGTTAGATCACCTAAAAATTTGCCAAAAAGAGGTAAAAAAGGTGTAGATTctctattagaaaaattagaaggTGGAAATAAAAAGCTTGGTAGCGCAGAAAATATTGGATCTGTTATTGTAATGCcagtagaagaaaaagatagcTCGAGCGTTAAAAGTATGTCCCCTGATAGACAAAAATCGAAATCTCCAAATAGAGAAGATGAAGTAGTATCTCCAGCATTTAGCAATGATGATTCTAATGATAATACTAAACAacgcagaaaaagaaaactagaAAAACCTGTACGACTTAGTAAAGACTCTAAAACAGAAGTAGAAGATATGGAATTAGAACCTACAGAACCATCAGAAGCTAGAACAAGTGAACTAGTACCAGAAGAAAGAACAAATACAACTCCAGTTGTAAAATTAGAAGACAATATTGACACAATAGAACAAagaatatctgaaaaaattgaagaaagcaTAGAAGAAACAAGTGAAGAAAATCAACCTATTAGAAGGCGGAGAAGTAGTGAAAGTACACCTCCTAGTTCGACTCCATCAAATCAAAGGGTGAGAAGAAAATCTAGTGATGATGCAActgaattttcaaaagtaaCAAGTCCAAAATctgtaaataatacaaatccaTTTAATGAGGTTGAATCAGAACTTGAAAAAATGTTTGCTGGTATTGTTGAGACAGAGACAGAtgtcaaaaaagaagaatcaaaATCAGAACTTACAGAATCCGATCTTCAAACTGGCAGTACAACAAAAActgaaaatttggaaaataatatattgcatacAAAAGAGACACAAAATGTAAACCCCACTGATGTTTCTTCTACTGTCGATACCAAAATATCtggaaagaaagggaagaaaaccAAAGTTCAGGGAGGTAAACGAAAAATGTCTAGAtcatctgaaaatatttttgggacTGTTGGCAATGATATACCTcagaaagaaatcaaaaagagaaaagtttcTAAAAGTTCAAAAAAGCAAGACGCCTCGAAAAAgactaaaaaaaatgtaaaaatagatGGAATAAGAGAAATGGCATATGATTCTGGATCAAATGCAAGTTCTATTAGATCTCGTGGACCAGTAGTTCATGTTGAAGGTCCAAGAGATAGCCCATTGAGTATTCAGGTAGTTAATGCTCCacgggaagaagaagaagaaaaaaataaagaaaaacgaaagacTATTGGAAATAGTAATGCAGGAAGAAGTAAGAGGCTCAGTCATCAAAACGATTTAGACTATAGAG gTAAAGTCAGTAGAGCGGGTCTCTTTAGTTCAACATTATCATCGCGTTATGATGCACATACAACAGATTCGACATGGGTTTGTGTATTTTGTAAACAAGGTCCTCATTCTGTAATTCCTGGGGATCCAGCTCGACCACATCCTAATTTAGCTGGTCCACATATAGCACCTGGAACATACACT gTTCCAGCTGGTGTCTTGAGTGATTTATTTGGACCATATTTAATTGGTAAAGAACGTTTAGAAGATGGAATTCTTTCTGCTGATGAACAAGAAATTACTACAGAACAGAAAAAAGGcggcaaaaataaaagaagtttGAGGTATGCTGGTTTAGCCGATCAATTTACTGCAAAAATgggtaaaaagaaaagaaattccatTGAAAGTAACACTAATGCCATGTTTACGGGAATGACAATACTCCCTGGAGAAGAACAACGTTGGGAAGTTTGGCTTCATGAACAATGTGCTGTTTGGGCAGCTGGAGTATACATGGCAG gtgGGAGAGTAACAGGTTTGCAAGAAGCTGTGTGGGATGCAGCAAAATCGATATGTGACTCTTGTGGTTTAACAGGGGCAAATATTGGTTGCGTTAAACGTGGTTGTAAAGCTGTTACACATTATCCCTGTGCATTAACAAAAGGTTGGCACTTGGATACTAATCAGTATATACCGAAATGCAACCTTCATCGGATTACGTGA
- the LOC108000143 gene encoding uncharacterized protein CG5098 isoform X8, giving the protein MQWDYIQELVAHSDVPDVYDLRHKEENINASDLDLSYVNQFINFIQPINNNKITNSDIQKDITDKCLSEFSELVLKNHKEHCSTCHSDDNKIKTTNLLNTNKDTIIYSFCKNKIENLPEAKKEIEHYHKVSDCFTCLSEQSNIQNITQYKTLSKILEQYKNTYNLLCGSEEDKPLNLVKNLEDNKNCCNKQSEDNKKLCNFTDIKVSIKDCAISNQINHSNNIENCYITKYKEIDYGLLKFSDLNEISSNIKIDKTLLKTPKHKLCKNLETNSDCVLNKYLEQESFLALDKHLNDKTSLLLCEKKNKDLSYIHSYLNVKNTGIKSESSDEQINKSKHTHFASACKSILINWEDFEMSGQYPGHSRPPVGTPPPQTVWNHLTMAQSQVSGLNIHPTALSGAALSPAGFYTHPSMARASHITSQLTPQLAHTQAPPTWHTPTVPSKTVTPANTPGNPLFSLQMLVDNRQNQNQYRNSPGSQNTLDLSSTSEIIPENYSRIPQDIPISLTARNVDKGSRNGNIISPPIPLNGETSSDSGISSSVPTPNSVSEPVSLSTKEVTTPKITVKNFESNLKGVANLHDKIKEMNVDNFTQKVINLPPSVTIERVIPEKKELEVTKNKDTLSVIAQVPRNVLPVIVNLTSRMDKDVTDSPKRESSSERDKKIEETNVRSPKNLPKRGKKGVDSLLEKLEGGNKKLGSAENIGSVIVMPVEEKDSSSVKSMSPDRQKSKSPNREDEVVSPAFSNDDSNDNTKQRRKRKLEKPVRLSKDSKTEVEDMELEPTEPSEARTSELVPEERTNTTPVVKLEDNIDTIEQRISEKIEESIEETSEENQPIRRRRSSESTPPSSTPSNQRVRRKSSDDATEFSKVTSPKSVNNTNPFNEVESELEKMFAGIVETETDVKKEESKSELTESDLQTGSTTKTENLENNILHTKETQNVNPTDVSSTVDTKISGKKGKKTKVQGGKRKMSRSSENIFGTVGNDIPQKEIKKRKVSKSSKKQDASKKTKKNVKIDGIREMAYDSGSNASSIRSRGPVVHVEGPRDSPLSIQVVNAPREEEEEKNKEKRKTIGNSNAGRSKRLSHQNDLDYRGKVSRAGLFSSTLSSRYDAHTTDSTWVCVFCKQGPHSVIPGDPARPHPNLAGPHIAPGTYTVPAGVLSDLFGPYLIGKERLEDGILSADEQEITTEQKKGGKNKRSLRYAGLADQFTAKMGKKKRNSIESNTNAMFTGMTILPGEEQRWEVWLHEQCAVWAAGVYMAGGRVTGLQEAVWDAAKSICDSCGLTGANIGCVKRGCKAVTHYPCALTKGWHLDTNQYIPKCNLHRIT; this is encoded by the exons atgcAGTGGGATTATATACAAGAATTGGTAGCACATAGTGATGTGCCTGATGTATATGATTTACGTCAcaaggaagaaaatataaatgcatcAGATTTAGATTTATCTTATGTTAAtcagtttataaatttcatacaacctataaacaataataaaataacaaattctgATATACAGAAAGATATAACTGATAAATGCTTATCAGAATTCTCAGAACTTGTGCTTAAAAACCATAAGGAACATTGTAGTACCTGTCATAGtgacgataataaaataaaaacaactaatttattgaatactaACAAAGACAcaatcatttattcattttgtaaaaataaaattgaaaatttacctgaagcaaagaaagaaattgagcATTATCATAAAGTTTCTGATTGTTTTACTTGTTTGTCGGAACaatcaaatatacaaaatattacacaGTACAAGACTTTGTCTAAAATTTtggaacaatataaaaatacttataatcTTCTTTGTGGTTCTGAGGAAGATAAGCCActtaatttagtaaaaaatttggaagataacaaaaattgttGTAATAAACAGAGTGAAGATAACAAAAAACTTTGTAATTTTACAGATATAAAAGTATCTATAAAGGACTGTGccatttcaaatcaaataaatcattccAATAACATAGAAAATTGTTACATTACAAAGTACAAGGAAATAGATTatggtttattaaaattctcagATCTAAATGAGATATCTtctaacataaaaattgacaaaacaTTACTTAAAACTCcaaaacataaattatgtaaaaatttagaaacaaaCTCAGATTGtgtactaaataaatatttagagcAAGAAAGTTTTCTTGCTCTTGATAAACATTTGAATGATAAAACATCATTACTTCtatgtgaaaagaaaaataaagatctttcttatatacattcatatcTGAATGTCAAAAATACAGGTATTAAAAGTGAATCTTCAGACGAacagataaataaatcaaagcaCACACATTTTGCGAGTGCTtgcaaatcaatattaattaattgggaGGATTTCGAAATGTCAGGACAATATCCAGGTCATAGCCGACCTCCGGTTGGTACTCCTCCTCCTCAGACGGTTTGGAATCATCTTACAATGGCACAAAGTCaag tttcagGTTTGAATATTCATCCAACAGCTTTATCAGGTGCTGCATTAAGTCCAGCAGGATTTTATACACACCCATCTATGGCAAGAGCATCTCATATAACATCACAACTTACACCACAACTTGCACATACTCAAGCACCTCCAACATGGCATACACCAACTGTTCCATCAAAGACTGTAACTCCAGCCAATACTCCAGGAAATCCTTTGTTTAGTTTACAAATGTTGGTAGATAATAGGCAGAACCAAAATCAGTATAGAAACTCACCAGGTTCACAAAATACATTAGATTTATCTTCCACATCTGAAATTATTCCTGAAAACTACTCTCGAATACCTCAAGATATTCCAATAAGTTTAACTGCAAGAAATGTAGATAAAGGTAgtagaaatggaaatattatttctcctCCAATACCTCTAAATGGAGAAACTTCGTCTGATAGTGGAATCAGTTCATCGGTTCCAACACCTAATTCAGTTAGTGAACCAGTTTCACTTTCAACTAAAGAAGTTACAACACCTAAAATAacagtaaaaaattttgaaagcaaTTTAAAAGGAGTGGCAAATCTTCATGATAAGATTAAGGAAATGAATGTCGATAATTTTACgcaaaaagttataaatttaccACCTAGTGTAACAATTGAAAGGGTAATTCCAGAAAAGAAAGAACTTGaagttacaaaaaataaagatacttTAAGTGTTATTGCACAAGTGCCAAGAAATGTTCTACCTGTTATTGTAAACCTTACATCTAGAATGGATAAAGATGTAACAGATAGTCCAAAAAGAGAATCATCTTCagaacgagataaaaaaattgaagagacAAATGTTAGATCACCTAAAAATTTGCCAAAAAGAGGTAAAAAAGGTGTAGATTctctattagaaaaattagaaggTGGAAATAAAAAGCTTGGTAGCGCAGAAAATATTGGATCTGTTATTGTAATGCcagtagaagaaaaagatagcTCGAGCGTTAAAAGTATGTCCCCTGATAGACAAAAATCGAAATCTCCAAATAGAGAAGATGAAGTAGTATCTCCAGCATTTAGCAATGATGATTCTAATGATAATACTAAACAacgcagaaaaagaaaactagaAAAACCTGTACGACTTAGTAAAGACTCTAAAACAGAAGTAGAAGATATGGAATTAGAACCTACAGAACCATCAGAAGCTAGAACAAGTGAACTAGTACCAGAAGAAAGAACAAATACAACTCCAGTTGTAAAATTAGAAGACAATATTGACACAATAGAACAAagaatatctgaaaaaattgaagaaagcaTAGAAGAAACAAGTGAAGAAAATCAACCTATTAGAAGGCGGAGAAGTAGTGAAAGTACACCTCCTAGTTCGACTCCATCAAATCAAAGGGTGAGAAGAAAATCTAGTGATGATGCAActgaattttcaaaagtaaCAAGTCCAAAATctgtaaataatacaaatccaTTTAATGAGGTTGAATCAGAACTTGAAAAAATGTTTGCTGGTATTGTTGAGACAGAGACAGAtgtcaaaaaagaagaatcaaaATCAGAACTTACAGAATCCGATCTTCAAACTGGCAGTACAACAAAAActgaaaatttggaaaataatatattgcatacAAAAGAGACACAAAATGTAAACCCCACTGATGTTTCTTCTACTGTCGATACCAAAATATCtggaaagaaagggaagaaaaccAAAGTTCAGGGAGGTAAACGAAAAATGTCTAGAtcatctgaaaatatttttgggacTGTTGGCAATGATATACCTcagaaagaaatcaaaaagagaaaagtttcTAAAAGTTCAAAAAAGCAAGACGCCTCGAAAAAgactaaaaaaaatgtaaaaatagatGGAATAAGAGAAATGGCATATGATTCTGGATCAAATGCAAGTTCTATTAGATCTCGTGGACCAGTAGTTCATGTTGAAGGTCCAAGAGATAGCCCATTGAGTATTCAGGTAGTTAATGCTCCacgggaagaagaagaagaaaaaaataaagaaaaacgaaagacTATTGGAAATAGTAATGCAGGAAGAAGTAAGAGGCTCAGTCATCAAAACGATTTAGACTATAGAG gTAAAGTCAGTAGAGCGGGTCTCTTTAGTTCAACATTATCATCGCGTTATGATGCACATACAACAGATTCGACATGGGTTTGTGTATTTTGTAAACAAGGTCCTCATTCTGTAATTCCTGGGGATCCAGCTCGACCACATCCTAATTTAGCTGGTCCACATATAGCACCTGGAACATACACT gTTCCAGCTGGTGTCTTGAGTGATTTATTTGGACCATATTTAATTGGTAAAGAACGTTTAGAAGATGGAATTCTTTCTGCTGATGAACAAGAAATTACTACAGAACAGAAAAAAGGcggcaaaaataaaagaagtttGAGGTATGCTGGTTTAGCCGATCAATTTACTGCAAAAATgggtaaaaagaaaagaaattccatTGAAAGTAACACTAATGCCATGTTTACGGGAATGACAATACTCCCTGGAGAAGAACAACGTTGGGAAGTTTGGCTTCATGAACAATGTGCTGTTTGGGCAGCTGGAGTATACATGGCAG gtgGGAGAGTAACAGGTTTGCAAGAAGCTGTGTGGGATGCAGCAAAATCGATATGTGACTCTTGTGGTTTAACAGGGGCAAATATTGGTTGCGTTAAACGTGGTTGTAAAGCTGTTACACATTATCCCTGTGCATTAACAAAAGGTTGGCACTTGGATACTAATCAGTATATACCGAAATGCAACCTTCATCGGATTACGTGA